The window GGATCATCACCTCTTCAGCCAGCAAACCACCCGCCCACTTACCCAACTAGGTGACAGATAACGCTCCATTGAGCGCCCATTAGAGCGCTTGCTGTCACCCAGTTGGGCAGCCCGTCACACTCTGGCCACGCGACCACTTGACTAGTTCCCCAACCCACGACCAGTAGGCTCACCCCATGCGTACTCTTGGCAAACACTCCCGTGGAAGTCACCAGTGATTTCAGAGGCCCGGATCAGCCGCGGCTCTCAGAAGGTCATCGCCAGTGTGGTGGGCCTGCTCTGTCTCTTCATCATTGCAACTGCCATTCCCAGCGGAGTTCTGCTGATGAGCGCAGCGCTGGTTGTGGTCATTGCGCTCCTGACAGTTTCGGTGCTCCGAATAAGCGTGACCATTGAAGCGACAGGCCAGAACCTGACGGTCAGATGTCGGCCGTTCTACTCCAAGACGATCCCGCTGCAGGACATCGTTGATGCCTCCCCTGCGCCATCCAGTTCCATGATCGAAGGCTTCGGCGTCCGGTACTTGGGCCAGCGAACGTGGGGGTTGCTGGTCGGCGGTCCGGCCATCGTCCTGGAGACCCCCAGCCGCACGTGGCTCATCTCCACGCCGGACCCCGATTCAACAGCAGCGTCCATCCTGACCCATGCTGGCAAACTGAGGGACAGATAACGTCCTATTGAGCCCTCAGTAGAGCGTTTGCTGTTACCCAGTTGGGTGCGCAGGTACGTTATTCGCGCGGGCGCATCAGCGGCGGGTTCAGCACCGCGCGGGTGGGCTGGCCCGGCGTCGGGCGCGCCTCGGGGGCGAGCCGGAACAGCGCAGCCGGCCGCCCGGCGTCGCCCGCTGTCATGCGCCCCGTGTCTTCCAGGAAGCCAGGCGTTCCGGTGGCTTTTCTGTGGAAGTTCCGCGGGTCCAGGCGCGTCCCCCACACCGCTTCGTACACGGCGCGGAGCTGGGCGATGGTGAATTCCTCGTCGCAGAACGCGGCACCCAAGGGTGAGTATTCGAGCTTGGACTTTGCCCGCTCCAAGGCGTCGTCAAGGATCCGTGCGTGATCGAAGGCGAGCTCAAGCTTCCCGTCAAGGATGTCCCGCACCGGATACCAGGCGGCGTGTTCGGCGTCGCTGCCCGCCGACAACACGGGAAAGTCCGGTGCCAGGAGCAGGTGCGCCACTGTGAGGACGTCACCGCGGGGGTCGCGCCCCTTCGGGCCGTAACTACCCAACTGTTCCAGATGTCCCGGAAGTTGCTCGACGCCGGTTTCCTCCGCGAGCTCTCGGCCCGCCGCCTCAAGCAGATCCTCGCCCGCCAGAACGAATCCGCCGGGGAGCGCGGGCTTGCCCTTGAAGGGTTCGATGAGGCGCGTGATGAGAAGGACGCTCAGCTGCGCGTCGCGCACAGTCAGGGCGACGACGTCGACCGTTACCGGAAAGCGCTCGGGCGCTGGATGGGATGCAGGCATGCATCAATCCTAGATAGTTATCGTCATGTTGACAATAAACCTTGGTAGCCCCTATTGTTTAGTTATCGTCAACTTGACGACAACTAAATGAAAGAGGCGAGCATCATGGCAATCATCAAGCGCTACCCCTGGATCAGCCATTTCCTTGGCAGCCCCACCGGTTACGTCGTCCACCTACAGAAGGGGACGGTCAGGCACCGGGGCGTGGGTCAGGCATTCTTCTTCCGTCCCGCGAACTCTGTTTTGAGTGAGGTACCCGTGGACGATCAGGAACTGCCCACCCTCTTTCACGCCATCACCCGCGACCACCAGGATGTGAGCGTTCAGGCCAACGTCACCTACCGCTTTATCGATCCCGTGGCCGTTTCCACCCGCCTCGACTTCGGACTCCAGGCCGCCGGCAAAGCACCCGCAACAGGACGCGAGCAGGTGTCCACCATCATCGGCCAGCTGTGCCAGAGCCACGCGATAGACCAGATCGCCACCACCACACTGGCCGAAGCACTGGAACGCGGAGTCAGCCAGCTCCGTCTGGTCCTAACGGAGGCACTGCGGGCAGATGCACGGCTACAGTCCACCGGCATCGAAATCCTCGGCGTGCAGGTACTGGCCATCCGGCCCGAAGCCGACGTCGAACGTGCGCTGCAGACACCCGTGCGTGAACAGCTCCAAGCCGAAGCGGACCGGGCTGTGTACGAGCGGCGGGCAGTCGCCGTCGAACGTGAACGCACTATTTCCGAGAACGAGATGGCGAGCCAGATCGAACTCGCCGTCCGGCGGGAGAACCTGGTGGCCCAAGAGGGTGCGAACGCCCGCCGCGCCGCCGAAGAGAAAGCTGCCGCCGGCCTGATCGAGGCCCAAGGATCTGCCGAACGAAAAGGCATTGGCGCCGAGGCCGAAGCACACCAGATCCGGTTGGTGGGCGAAGCGGCCGCAGCCCGTGAGGCCGCAACCATGGAGGTCTACCGCGGCATGGAACAGGCCACGCTACTGGCCTTGGCTTTCAAGGATGCAGCCGGCAGCCTGCCGAACATCGGGAACCTCACCATCACCCCGGACCTGCTCAGCGGAGCACTTGCCGGACTGTTCAAGGAACCCGCCGCTACTGTAGAAGCCACCAAGTAAAGGACCTGTTATGGCAACCCCGCGCATCGTCATCGTCCACCGGCGAACCGAACTCCAGGAACTCCTGGACCGGCATGCCACCCGGGGCCAGGCCGAGTTCTTCCTCCGCACCCGTGGCCGCAGCATCCAGGACGTACAGGACCGGCACGATCAGCTCACCTCCGCACTCGCAACCATCCGGGCGGCAGTACCCTCCGATTGGCGCCAGGCAGAAGTGGAACGCGCGGACCTGAGCCGCTTCCTGCTCACCGCCGAGGACATCATCGCTGTGGTGGGGCAGGACGGACTCGTAGCGAACGTTGCCAAGTACCTGAACGGCCAGCCGGTGATCGGCATCGATCCTGAGCCAGGCGCAAACCCGGGCGTACTGGTCCGGCACACGCCGGCCCGCGCTGCAGCATTGCTTGGCGCCGCTGACGTTGGGCGGCTGCACTGCCAGGACCTCACCACAGTGACGGCAACGCTCGACGACGGTCAGCAGCTTTCGGCGCTGAATGAAGTCTTCGTGGGGCACGCTTCGCACCAGTCGGCAAAGTACACCGTCACTGTCCCGAGCTTCAAGGTTCCGGGTGGGCAGAGCGAGCGGCAGTCGTCATCTGGCCTTATCGTTTCCACAGGCACAGGGGCCACCGGCTGGTGCGCCTCCATCGCCTTGGATCGCGGCGGCCGTGCCCTGCCTGCCCCGAGCGATCCGCGGCTCGCGTGGTTCGTCCGCGAAGCATGGCCTTCACCTGTCACCGGTGCCTCGTTGACAGAAGGTGTCCTGGAAGCAGGCGAAGTCCTTCGGATTACCGTGGCTTCCGATCAGCTGGTGGTCTTCGGCGACGGCATGGAAGATGACCGGCTGACGGCGTCCTGGGGGCAGGAGATCACGGTGCAGTTGGGGCAGAGGCCGCTGCGCTTGGTTGTTTGAATATGAACCGTGCAGTCATGAAGCTGCGAGTGTGACAACAAGGAAGCACCGGTTTCTTGCGTCTCAATGGTCTAAAGCTCCGCTAGGGTAGGCACACCTGTCGAAATTGAGACCAATGGGGGTCACATGGAATTTGCAGAACGGCTGTCGGCACTAGCAGCAAAAGTCCGTCAACAGCGAGGCATTATTGAGACAGAGGAAGCAACGAAGAATGCCTTCGTCATGCCTTTCATCTCCTCAATCCTTGGCTACGATGTATTCAACCCGCTGGAGGTAGTTCCCGAGTTCACCGCGGATGTGGGCGTGAAAAAGGGTGAGAAAATTGACTATGCCATCGTCAAGGATGGCGAAGTTCAGATTCTCATTGAGTGCAAAAAATCGGTTGAGCCCGTAAAGATCGAGCACGCTTCTCAGCTATTTCGCTATTTTGCGGTGACGAACGCCAGAATAGCTATTCTCACAAACGGGGAAACCTATCAGTTTTTCACCGATCTCGATGCTCCCAACAGGATGGATGCGAAGCCGTTCCTGGTGCTGGATCTGAACGACATCGATGAAACGCTGTTGCCCGAGCTACAGAAGCTTTCCAAAGATGTCTTCGACCTCGATTCCATTATCAGCGCAGCAGGCGAACTGAAATATATCGGTGAACTCAAAAGGACCCTCGCGGCACAGTTCCGGGAGCCCGAAGATGAATGGGTCAAGTTCCTCACTTCACGCGTCTATACGGGCGCGTATACGCAGCGTGTTCGCGAGCAGTTCACAGCACTTGTAGCTAAGGCGACAAAGCAGTTTCTGAATGATCAGGTCAATGAACGTCTCAAGAAAGCACTTGGAGCCCAGGCGTATGCGCCCAGTGACGATATAGCTGCCGCCGCAGTGTCGAGCAAGCCCGTTGCTGAGGCTGATCTAGCAGAGGCAGACGCCTTGGAAACCACTCTTGAGGAAATTGAGGGGTACCAAATCGTTCGCGCTATCGTTTGCAGCGAAGTCAAACCAAACCGGGTCGTCCAACGTGACGCCAAGTCATACTTCGCAGTGCTACTTGATGACAACAACCGTAAGCCAATCGCTCGGCTCCATTTCAATAGAACTCAGAAGTACCTGGGCTTGTTTGATGCAAACAAGGAAGAGACTCGCATGCCAATCGGCTCCCTAGAGGAAATCTACGAGCACACAGAAGTTCTCCGGGCAACCGTAAAGAGCTACCTCTGATCTATGGGGGGAGGTGACTGATCACCTCCCCCATCCTTTCGCACCAGTTAATCCAATCGGTGTAGTATGGGTGGCTTGCCCGCCTAACTTCAGCTCGGGCACTCCGTTCAGACTCATACGAGGAGCCTCGTGAGCCATCCTGAGAACACTGCCCAGACTTCCGCCACGGTCCCGAACCCTTCTGGAAAGCCCGGCCGAGACGCTCTATGGGGATGGTTGGTGGGACTTCTTGCCGGCATTCTTGGTCTGGCCCCGTGGTGGATCACGGGCGGCACGCTGCCTCTCCAAAACTTGTGGGCTACACAAGTGATGCCAGCCCAGATGCCTCCCGCTCTCTTACCCCTGAGTCAGTACGAAGCGACAACCATTGTCGCGCTGCTGACGGTTGGCGGAGCATCGGCCGGGCTTGCAGTGCGCATCTGGTCACCCGCCCGCCGTCGACTGGTCATGGGGTGCACGGCTGCCGGTGTTTTCGCGGTGCACTTCACGGCCACCGTCCAATCATTTTCTGTACTCCACCACGGCCTCGCTCCAGGCACCTTGTCCGACCTCTACTTCGGCGGTCTCCTGGCGGGCGTCATCGGTTCCGTGATCGCAGCATTTGTTGCCATGCTGCTCATCGCTTCACCCTCCCCCGTCAAAGCCACCATCGGATTCGGGCTCATGGCTGTTCCCTTCACTTCCTGGGCAGTGGTGTGGGTAGTGAGCGTGGTGGGATTCCTCAATGTACCTACTGCCGTGCCGACCATCGCACGATGGGTCCCCGCCGTCCTGGTGGGCTGTGCGCTTGCTTGGTGTGGTCTCAGGCCCGCCAAGAGGGTGATCGCCTGGGTGCTCAACCTCGTCTTCCTGTGGCTACTTCCGGCGCTATTTACCGCTGTCCAAGCCGTTCTTGGAACCCGGGTGCTGGCAGGGGACATCCCTGAAATGCTGTCGATGGGCCGGCAAGTTTTGACGGCAGCCCTAGGCCCCGACGGCGGGGCTTTGCCCACGATTTTGCTGGCTTTGGCTATCGGGCTGGCGGGCGTTGGAGCCCGGGTTATCGCAGCGCGGAGGGGTTCCGGCACAGCTCACTAGTTCGTATGAGTGCGAACCATTCGAACGTCCTTCACGTCGTCTTCAATCTTCACTGTGCCATCGGCGATGAATCCGTTCTTCCGATAGAAAGCTTGGGCTCGCGGATTGGGATCGGCCACCCACAACACCGCAGGCGTCGAGGGGCTGATGACTTCGTTAAGTAACGCCGCTCCCACCCCCGAGCCGTGGAACGCAGCATAGGTGTACAAGACAAACAACTCCTGCTGCCCTTCAGCATGCTCAGGCGAGGGGCCTGACATAGCAATGCCGATCACTCTCTCTTCGTGTACAGCTACAGCGGCGTTGTTCTTTTCATAGCGAGGATCACTCAGCGCTGCGGTCCAGAATTTTTCCCGCCACGCCAGGAGCTCTGGGTCGTCCAGCGCGGAGTCGCTCATCAAGCCCCGATAAGTTTCGCGCCAGGTATCCACATGAACTTTCGCCATCTCCAGCGCATCCGTTGGTTCAGCACGACGCACATCAAAGTTGATTGCCATGGCTCAACGGTACAGGCGGTCTTAAGCCGTGCCTGAGCTGTGCTCGATGGCGCCTACCCCTAATACCCCTCGAATAGCAACCATTGTTCCCTTGCAGACCCCGCGATAGGGTGACCGGACCGTCCACCCACATCATCGTCTGGAACAACTCTGGGAGACACCATGACACATGTGAGACGTCAATTGGCTGCGGTCACGGCAGCCTTGGCACTGACCGCGACGAGCGGCGCGATGGCCAGTCCGGCCTTCGCTGACCCCCGCGAAACAGACAAGACAGCCACGGCTACCGGCTATGGCGGCGCCGTGAGCACCGTGGATCCCGAAGCTTCAGCAGCCGCCATCGAAGTATTACGGAAGGGTGGCAATGCTGCCGACGCCGCCGTCGCCGCAGCAGCAACCTTGGGAGTTACGGAGCCCTACAGCGCAGGCATTGGTGGCGGCGGCTACTTCGTGTTCTATGACGCGAAGACCAAGCAAGTAGGGACCATCGACGGCCGTGAAACCGCTCCAGCAGGCATGCCGAACGATGCCTTCATCGACCCGGCAACCAAGAAGCCGTATAACTTCACTCCCGAGCTTGTGACCAGCGGCGTTTCCGTCGGCGTACCCGGCACACCCGCTACATGGGAGCGGGCGCTGGAGCGCTGGGGCACGTTGGATTTGGGCGAGGCGCTGAAGCCGGCCATCAAGGTGGCAAACCGCGGTTTTGTTGTGGACGAGACTTTCCGGCAGCAAACGTTGGACAACAAGCTCCGCTTTGACGCGTTCACCTCCACCCGAGACCTGTTCCTCCCCGGCGGCGACGCTCCCGCCGTCGGAAGTGTCTTCAAGAATCACGATCTCGCGGCGACCTACAGGCAACTTGCCAAAGAGGGCACTGACGCCTTTTATGGCGGCCCGCTTGCAGAGGAAATCGTGAAAACGGTTCAGGCTCCGCCGAAGACGGCCACAACCGAACTTCCCGTCCCTGTTGGGTTCATGACCACCCAGGACTTGGCCAACTACAAGGTCCTGGACCAGGACCCCACCAAGGTTGAGTACCGTGGCTACGAGGTCTTCGGCATGGCTCCTTCCAGCAGCGGCGGCACCACAGTGGGTGAGTCGCTGAACATCCTGGAGAATTACGACCTCAAAGGCATGACACCTGTTGATGCCTTGCACCATTACATCGAGGCCAGCTCGCTGGCATTCGCGGATCGTGGTGCCTACGTTGGCGATCCTGCTTTCGTCAATGTCCCCACCAAAACACTGCTGAACGACGTCTTTGCCAAGGAACGCTCCTGCGAGATTGATCCGACGGCGGCAGCTCCCAAACCTGTCGCCCCCGGCAATATAGAAAAGTACGACGGCGCGTGCCCGGCTGCCGTGGCGCCCCTCGCCAATGAAACGGACACGGAGAACATCTCCACGACGAACCTAACGGTGGCCGACAAGTGGGGCAACGTGGTGGAATACACGCTGACGATCGAGCAGACCGGCGGTTCGGGAATCGTTGTCCCGGGCCGGGGTTTCCTGCTCAACAACGAGCTGACTGACTTCAGCACGGTCTATGACCCGAAGGATCCCAACCGGATTGAAGCGAACAAGCGGCCGCGGTCCTCAATGTCGCCCACCATCATCCTCAAGGACCAGAAGCCGTTCCTGGCACTGGGCTCCCCCGGCGGATCGACCATCATCACCACGGTGCTGCAGACCATCCTGAACCGCGTCGACTTGGGGATGACGGTCTCGGAAGCCCTCGCTGCGCCACGTACTTCACCACGGAACGGCGTCACGGTCAGCTCCGAGCCTGCCTTTATTGAGGCCTATGGTCCCGCCCTGGAGTCGTTGGGGCATGATCTGGTTCCGGCTGGCGACGCCTTCACGTCAGCTGCCGAGATTGGGGCCGCAACCGCCATTGAGTTCAATCCGGACGGATCGTTGACTGCGGCCGCGGAGCCTGAACGCCGTGGCGGAGGTTCGGCGATGGTGGTGAAGCAGACGAGACCTGGCAGGTAACGCTTAGGGTTGTCGGTTCTTCCTGACCTCCCGGCCAAACCTCCACAGCGTGAGCAATGATGCGGCCGCAATGATGATTCCGGACAGAACGGACCACCACGTTTGATCTGAGTCGGAAACGAAAATGGACACAGCATAGGTGCCCAGGACCAATGCCAGAAAGAGCCAAACCAACGGACTGCGGTTCATTGAGAATTCCTTAATTGAAGTAGATGAAATGTCATGCCAGATCCCGCTTCAGGAACATCCCGAACGCAACCGCTGTAACTACTACAAGCCAGATAGCGGCTCCAATAAAAGAACCTGAAGCGGGTATGTGGACTGTTACTTGGTCGGCCCAGTCAGCGGCCAGGACGGGGAAGAGGTACTGTTCGGCGTGCCCATATGAATCAGCAAGGAGCTCCGGAAGCAGCAGACTCAGGGGCACCACAAAGAGGCTCACCAGGTGGTTGCGTATAAGGGATCCGAGGGCAAAGCCCCATAGCGATCCCATGGCGGCCATGCCCGCGAACGCCAGGACTGTTTGAACGCTGAATCCCCATGCTCCGGCCAAGATTCCTCCGGTCGCTCCGAACAGCGCGCCTACGGTTGCACCAACCAGGACGGCCGTCAGAGAAGTGCTGGCCGCCCGGGCAGCGAAAGCCGGTCCCCGATGGAACAGCAGTGCCCTGCGTGTGAAGCACCCCGTCCGATAATCCGAGGTGAAGGAGAAGGACCCCGTCACCGCAGCTGCCGTGAGCATGAGGGACAAACTTGCTTGCCGGAGAACGCCGTCAATTCCCGGTGGAGTTTGGGGTTCGAGCCTCGTCATGCCAATGAGTACGCCCACGAGCCCTATCACCAGCACGGCACAGATGGCTGATCCCAGCCACAACCAGGGCCTTCTGATGTCAGAGAGAAAGGCGGACACCACCTAAAACTCCTTTCCTCGGAGAAGTCGCACTGCACCTAAACCGGCAGCGAGTAACCAGCCAAGCGATACAAGGAAGGCTGGCAATGGATTCAGAAGACCCTCAAATGGCAGGGACGCTATTCCCGCCAAAGCCCCCGAGGGAAGCCAACGGGCTATTTCAGGTGCGCTTGCCAAAAGGGGCACCTCAAGGGCCAGCGGAATCAGCAGGGTGAGCATCGTCGTCGCGTAGTAATGCCGAATGATCCAACCCAGCGAACAACCCCACAACGCACCCATGATTGAGGCAAGCACCACTCCCGGCATGTGGTTCCATGACTCGGCAGCCAGCAGTTGGTCCAAAACGCCAGGGGGTAGCGAGAACGCCATGCTGACGCCCCACAGCACTATTCCGGTGATGACCGTGGCAAGACCAACAACCGTTGCGGCCAAGTATTTGGCTGTCAGCACCTGATTCAGCCCTGACATCACCACAGTGCGTCGAAGGGTTCCGTAATAGGACTCCCGGGTGACCACATAGCTTCCTGCAAACATGGACACGGGTGCGACGCTCGCTGAAAGGGCCCAAAATGTTTGGACGTTCTCCTCGGCAGAGAGCCCTTCCGAATTACCCGGCCACCCCAGGAAGTTTGCAACGAACCAAGGGATCAGCGCAGTAAATGCCACAATGCCGAGTACTGAATAACCACTGACATACCGGAGGAGCTCTGAACGGAGCCCATTGGCCAGGGAACCTACTGAGACTCCGTTCACCGGGAGCCCTCCAGAATCTTGAAATACGCGGATTCCAAGCTGCCTCCGCCGAGCTCTTTGGCTTCCTCGAGGGTGCCTCGAAACAGCGTCCTTTGTTTGAGGATCACCACTTCATCCGCAACCTGTTCCAACTCCATGAGCTGGTGACTTGAGATCAGTGCGCTCCCGCCGGATGCGACGAATTCCCGGACAAACTTCCGCAGCCACTGGATGCCCTCAGGGTCCAGGCCGTTGGCGGGCTCATCGAGGACCAGCATTTCCGGGCTGCCCACCAACGCGGAGGCAATTCCCAGGCGTTGCCGCATTCCCAGCGAGTAGTCCCGTACCTTCTTATTTCCTTCACCTGCCAGATCCACCAACTCAAGGACGCGCTCAACGCTGTCCGGCTCAGCCCCGGAAGCGAGCCGGCAGATCTGCAGGTGCCGGCGTCCCGTCAGCCCAGGCTCCACGTCCATGCCGTCCAGATTCACCCCAACTTTGGTGGCGGGCCTGGGCAGTGTCCGGTAGTCACGGCCGAAGACGGTTGCGCGCCCGGACGTTGCTTCCACAAGGCCTGTCAGCCCAGCGAGCGCGGTGCTCTTTCCGGCCCCGTTGGGACCAATCAGGCCCACCACCCGACCGGCCGCTACGTCGAAAGTTAGATCTTCAACAGCGAACCGCGAGCCTCGCTTCTTACTGAACGCCTCGAAACTGGCGTGGATTGTCATGAGTTCCCCCTCGTGGATTGGGTGGTTTGCCCGGACCGTCCCGGCCATAGCGGCGAGTTCATGGCCGTCTCCCACAGCCACTCCCCCAAGCTGAGCTCCCGTTGGCTGGTCACTTCGGCGCGTCCGGAGGAGGACAGGTTCATGCCTGATTCCAACTCGCTTGGATAGGCCAGTACCGGCAGGTTGTTGCCGGCTAGGGCGATCGGGGCGATGGTGTCCAGCGTTGCCATGGAGTTCGACGGCGGCGGGTCACCAATGGCGGCCTGGCCCAGTTTTTCGTGGATGATCATTCCCTGCGATTGCAGAGTCACATGATCACCGGGTTCGAACGCCTTGCCGGAACCTTGCAGCGGGGTCACGATGCGCAATTGGCCGTCTGCATACGTGTAGCCGGCTACGGTCACGGACCTCATGGGCACGAGCGCTAAGAGTGCTCCGACAACAAGGACGCCCAAACCGACGACCAGGATCCTCCTCCATGCCGGGCTTCCCTTCAGGGTTGCCACACGGAAAAACCGGAAGACACCCTTGGCAGCCATCACCAGCAGCAGGCAAAGGACAGCGAAGACAACAAGATGCCCCACATAGCCAAGCTGCAGGAAGATCGGCACGAGTCGTTGGTAACCGACCACCATGAAGGCAATTCCTGATAAGAAGCTCGCAAGCCCAAACCACGGGAGGTAGCCCAGGTTTGGGGAAGGGATCCGGGAACCGAGAACGCGTGAGCGGACGACGTCGGCCAACCCATCCATCGACTTCTTCCGGAGGTGGGGGATGTCCACTGCAGACATCAAAGCTACGTAGCCGTCCAATTTGATGAAGGGAAAGAGATTCAACACCGCCACGGCGTAGCAAATCATCCCGTAGAGCACTGCGGCATCCTTCACAGGCGAGTCCGGGATGAACACCTGACCCGTCATGGCAATGCTCCCTAGGGCAACATGCACCAACGGTCCGGCAAGGGCCACGAGCACCCGCTGCTTTCCGGAACTCAAGCGCCACCCATCGGTAACGTCGCAGAAAAAGGCCGGCGAGAGGTAGAACAACATGATCCCGATCCGCCGCGGCGTGCCGCCAAAGTAAGTTAGCGCCATGCCATGACCCAGTTCGTGCAGCAGGGTGGACACGAACATCGCTGCCACCACGTACAAATAGGCCTCCAAAGGAAGTGGCGTTGAGAGAACACGCCACATGCTGGGCCCTGCGAAAAACACACCGATCAATCCGCTGAGCAGGAGCAACAGTGCTGCGACTGCCCCAGCGGGTCTCATCATGGCTGCAACTGCCGGGCGGAATCTCTCCAACAGCGGTGCCGGGTTGAAAAGGGTGAATTGCACGGTGAAGGGCGGTCTGAACTGGACCCGTCGAGTCTCAGCCGGCCCCGCGCCGTCGTCGAAAATTCCCGTGTGCGCCAACTGGCGCACAATCCCTTCCACGTCCGCAGGCGTCCAGACGGGTCCCAGCAGCTGGGCGATCTGGGCTGGTTGCATGTCACCGTCCACAGCTTTCAAGACATCGGCGACGTCGGACGAGACCCGCGCTTTCGGCACACCATTGATGGCGACGATCCAAGGCCCGCCCTCCTGCAGCGGCACGTCAACGGATGCAGACGATGCAAGCTGCACCGGCCACTCAAGTTCACCGCGCACAGTCTTCCCCCATCTGCTCATATCAATGGATGCGGGGTTGAGGGGCAGCCAGGCATGACAAACAGCCCTTTGCTCTCGTCCATGGTCAAGGGGACAGCCCCGGGGCAGATGGCCTTACCGGCCACCCACCCCAACTCCTGGATCGCTGGGGGAAGCCTGTGCGTGAGGTTGACCCAGTGAGTGCTGATGTTTCGTCCGGCCAAATGCTGCACCAGGATATCCACGTCAGGCACAGGGTGGCTTGCGGGAAAGCAGGACGATGTGAAGGTTCCAACCCACTGCCTCAACTCAGCGATCGCCGGTGCAGTTGTCCAGAAGTCAGCACGGGAGTCGTCATCCGTCACCGGCACATCCGCCACCGGTGCATCCGTCAACTCGGAGACTGGCCCGACCGAAGCCGGGCGGGCAGACTCTTCCCGGGCTAGATAGAGCTCCCGGATTTGCAGCCCTTCTTGGAGAGCTCCCCTGAGGGCAATGACAGGGTCCGAGGCTGCTTTGAGTCCCACGGCGCCAAAGCCAGCAGACCCCTTCTGCTCCGTGATGATGCAAACTGCAGTCAACAGCGGGCTGTCGTTGCTCGGAATGAAGGCAAGGGTGGGTTCCACGCCGGCCGCCCGGGCAGCAATCATGAGCAAACCAAGTCCCCTGGTTTCCGGCGCCTGACGGGTAGCTACGGGCATGCTTTCGGCATCGAACTTTTCCAGCGGGGTCCTCCGCCGCCACGCTGCAAGGAAGGCATCGCGTTCCACTACCTCCGCTATGCCGGAGCGCTGGGCGAAGGCTTCCGAGGGGCCGGAGGCTGCGCCGTTGGGTGAGGGATCGAAGTATGCATCCCAGGGGTTCAGCTGTCCGCGTCCAGGGGTGTAGTCCACAACGGGAGCGGGCACCAGGGTGGGGTCTCCCGTCAGCAGATCAGTGGCCCGGTACCAAGGGAAGTCGCAGGCGAGGGCTGACGCGCATCCTAAACCGGCACCCACATAATCCATTCTCATGTCGAGGCTGCCGCTCCGAGCAAGCAATCGCTCGGAATCTGCGGGCGCGGGAACCAGTGCGAATCGTTCAACCGCTTCACCCGCCCCTCTCGTCAGCGATGCCCGCTTCGTGACGTCGTAGGCGCCTACGGCAGAAGCGAGCTGAGCACCCGGTGCGCTATTGGCTAATCGCCCCACGGTTCGCCACAGCCCCACCTCATTGGGTACGTACACGGATGCTTCTGACACGAGTCCCAAGGAAGGGTGGAGCGTTCGTACGGCATCTACGCTCATTTGCCGCAAACCCATAGCTCCACGTCATGCAAATCAGGGCTTGGTGACGCCATCCGTACCGGCCGGCGTTCCAGGATGTTGAGTCCTTCGGCAGCGATCTCCTCCTCAAGGAGGCTGTTGCTCAGAAAGGCGAGGTCGCTGGCGTATGCGGACGATCTATAGGTCCCGTCTATGCCGAAGCTGACATGGATCATGGTCACGTGACGCGCCCCGTTGGCAGCGTCCCGGCCTTCCGCGGTGATCAGGAACGAATCGTCCCCCAGGGCCGAAACCGTACAGCGGCCGCCGTTGCCTAC is drawn from Arthrobacter sp. 31Y and contains these coding sequences:
- the ggt gene encoding gamma-glutamyltransferase, with the translated sequence MTHVRRQLAAVTAALALTATSGAMASPAFADPRETDKTATATGYGGAVSTVDPEASAAAIEVLRKGGNAADAAVAAAATLGVTEPYSAGIGGGGYFVFYDAKTKQVGTIDGRETAPAGMPNDAFIDPATKKPYNFTPELVTSGVSVGVPGTPATWERALERWGTLDLGEALKPAIKVANRGFVVDETFRQQTLDNKLRFDAFTSTRDLFLPGGDAPAVGSVFKNHDLAATYRQLAKEGTDAFYGGPLAEEIVKTVQAPPKTATTELPVPVGFMTTQDLANYKVLDQDPTKVEYRGYEVFGMAPSSSGGTTVGESLNILENYDLKGMTPVDALHHYIEASSLAFADRGAYVGDPAFVNVPTKTLLNDVFAKERSCEIDPTAAAPKPVAPGNIEKYDGACPAAVAPLANETDTENISTTNLTVADKWGNVVEYTLTIEQTGGSGIVVPGRGFLLNNELTDFSTVYDPKDPNRIEANKRPRSSMSPTIILKDQKPFLALGSPGGSTIITTVLQTILNRVDLGMTVSEALAAPRTSPRNGVTVSSEPAFIEAYGPALESLGHDLVPAGDAFTSAAEIGAATAIEFNPDGSLTAAAEPERRGGGSAMVVKQTRPGR
- a CDS encoding SoxR reducing system RseC family protein; translation: MNRSPLVWLFLALVLGTYAVSIFVSDSDQTWWSVLSGIIIAAASLLTLWRFGREVRKNRQP
- a CDS encoding membrane protein, encoding MVSAFLSDIRRPWLWLGSAICAVLVIGLVGVLIGMTRLEPQTPPGIDGVLRQASLSLMLTAAAVTGSFSFTSDYRTGCFTRRALLFHRGPAFAARAASTSLTAVLVGATVGALFGATGGILAGAWGFSVQTVLAFAGMAAMGSLWGFALGSLIRNHLVSLFVVPLSLLLPELLADSYGHAEQYLFPVLAADWADQVTVHIPASGSFIGAAIWLVVVTAVAFGMFLKRDLA
- a CDS encoding ABC transporter ATP-binding protein; protein product: MTIHASFEAFSKKRGSRFAVEDLTFDVAAGRVVGLIGPNGAGKSTALAGLTGLVEATSGRATVFGRDYRTLPRPATKVGVNLDGMDVEPGLTGRRHLQICRLASGAEPDSVERVLELVDLAGEGNKKVRDYSLGMRQRLGIASALVGSPEMLVLDEPANGLDPEGIQWLRKFVREFVASGGSALISSHQLMELEQVADEVVILKQRTLFRGTLEEAKELGGGSLESAYFKILEGSR
- the mpaP gene encoding daptide biosynthesis intramembrane metalloprotease; this translates as MRGELEWPVQLASSASVDVPLQEGGPWIVAINGVPKARVSSDVADVLKAVDGDMQPAQIAQLLGPVWTPADVEGIVRQLAHTGIFDDGAGPAETRRVQFRPPFTVQFTLFNPAPLLERFRPAVAAMMRPAGAVAALLLLLSGLIGVFFAGPSMWRVLSTPLPLEAYLYVVAAMFVSTLLHELGHGMALTYFGGTPRRIGIMLFYLSPAFFCDVTDGWRLSSGKQRVLVALAGPLVHVALGSIAMTGQVFIPDSPVKDAAVLYGMICYAVAVLNLFPFIKLDGYVALMSAVDIPHLRKKSMDGLADVVRSRVLGSRIPSPNLGYLPWFGLASFLSGIAFMVVGYQRLVPIFLQLGYVGHLVVFAVLCLLLVMAAKGVFRFFRVATLKGSPAWRRILVVGLGVLVVGALLALVPMRSVTVAGYTYADGQLRIVTPLQGSGKAFEPGDHVTLQSQGMIIHEKLGQAAIGDPPPSNSMATLDTIAPIALAGNNLPVLAYPSELESGMNLSSSGRAEVTSQRELSLGEWLWETAMNSPLWPGRSGQTTQSTRGNS